A segment of the Vicingaceae bacterium genome:
CAAAAAGCTTATTTTCGGCAAAAACATCAGCTTTAGTCAACAGGTTCATCAACGTAGATTTTCCTACATTTGTGTAACCCACCAGGGCGGCACGTATCAACTCTTCACGGTGTTTTCGTTGTGTGGATTTTTGCCTGTCAATTTTTTCCAGCCGTTTTTTTAACAAGGCAATTTTGTCTAAAATGATCCTACGGTCCATTTCAAGTTGTGATTCACCGGGACCGCGTAACCCGATACCACCTTTTTGACGTTCAAGATGTGTCCACATTCTTTTTAAACGCGGTAAAAGATATTGATATTGGGCAAGTTCAACCTGTGTTTTCGCATAAGCAGTTCTTGCTCTTTGCGCAAAAATATCGAGAATCAACAATGTCCGATCCAAAATTTTTATCCCCAGAGCTTTTTCTATATTTCTTTGTTGTGAAGGTGTTAGTTCATCGTCGAAAATTACCGCATCGGGTTTATATTCTTCAACAAAATTTTTAATTTCTTCCAATTTTCCCTTACCTACAAATGTTGAAGGGTCGGGATGTGGCAATTTTTGGATAAAGCGTTTTACCACTTTGCCCCCTGCAGTTAATGCCAAAAATTCCAGTTCGTTGAGGTATTCTTGTGTTTTTTCTTCGTTTTGACCGGGGGTAACAATACCCACGATCACAATTTTTTCTTCCTTGATTTGATTGTCAACTTGAAATTTCATATGTTAAATCCAGGGTCTTGCAATTGCGTCACGAAAAGGCCAAGGTATGGCCCAAATTATGAGGATTAATGCCATTGAGTTATAAAACAATAAATGTCTGAATTTCTTCCTGTCTATTGTTTCTTTTTTTACAGCTATCCTTCCTGCGGTAATGAAAGTAATGCCCAGAATCATGGCAATTGTGTGTTCTACCAAAAAAAATCTCATCGATTTTTCTTTCATGGCCATGGCAATATCTGTCATGTAAAATTGTATGTTAGGACTGGTGAAAAAAAGCACAATTCCTACCAATAATTGTAAATGGGCAGCAATCATCAAAAACAATGAAAATTGATTGTCGTTTTTGTCAAAAATTTTATCCTTGTTTAATTTAAATATGGATCTTACGATCACGATTATCAACAAAAACAAAATCAACCAGCGTAATATGCTGTGAACCGATAACAATAAATAATAAGCACTCATACTTTTAAATTATAAATTATTTTGCATTTTTAAAAAATAAAGCTTTAAGCTCTGATGCTTCCTCGGGTTTCATTTTGCCGGCAAGAATCAAGCTCAATTGTTTCCTTCGCAATGCTGCATCAAAACGGGCTTTTTCTTCTTCTGTTTCGGGGATTAATTCGGGAACTTCAATAGGATTTCCCAGTTGATCTACAGCAACAAAAGTATAGATGGCCGAATTACATTTAGATTTTACGTTTTTGTGATAGTCCTCAACATATACATCGATGATTACTTCCATGGAAGAATTAAATGCCCGTGAAACTTTCGCTTCGAGTGTTACAATGTCTCCCAACTTGATAGGTCTGTTGAAGCTCACATTGTTCACCGAGGCAGTAACAACCACCCTGCCACAATGACGATGAGCCGAAATAGCCGCACATATGTCCATCCAATGCAGCAAACGTCCTCCCATCAAATTTCCCAATGTATTGGTATCGTTGGGTAATACTACTTCTGTCATAATGGCTAAACTTTCCGATGCTTTTTTTGCTCTCATATTATCTACAGTAGAGATTTTTCAAATTAATTTTTTTCATATGTTAAAATCCATGCTTGTGGGTGTTTGGGCCTGATTTCTTGCAAAAGATATTGCATTGCCTTGTTCTTATCATTAAATTCTTTATAGGCAACAGTATATTTACCTTTCCTCTCTATAACCAAAGACGAATATCCTGATTTCTTCAATTTATTTTCTAACCCCAAAGCATTTTTTTGGGAATTGAAGGTGCCGGCAACAACATAATATTTCGTTGATTGTTTATTTTCATTATTTTCAAATTTATTTACCTCAGCATCTGTTTTTCCTTCATTGACATCATGTTTAGTTTTATTCATGGAGAATATCTGCAAGGACTCATTTTCTTCTTTGAGATGATGATTGTTTGATATTTTGCTTGAGATTAAGTGATTTGGCTTATACTTAACTTTTTCTTTGAACACTATATTTTTCAACTGAAGTGAAGCTTGATAAACATATTCTTTTGGAACATATTTGGATGTAAGATAAATAGTGGCCAAAAGCAAAACAGAAGCAGCCGATCGAATGGCGATTCGCCAAATTTTTGTGTTGGCAGTTTGATTTTTTTTGATGTTTTGACGGTAATTATTTAATTCCAATATGGGTGTTTTTTGAAAAACAGGAGTCATCTGTACGGGTGTCAGGCCAAAATATCTTTTAGAATAATTAAAATGCTTGTCTTGTTCGAAAATCACCGTCCCATTGATGGTTTTAAAGAATGTGCCAATTCCGTCAAAACTCAAACGATGGTATGTGTTGATTATCTTATTCCACTCCTCAATTTGATCCTTCAACAATCTTCCGGCTTGTTCATAAGTCAAATTTAGTTTCTGTGCTATTTGTAATACCAAAAAGCCATCTTGATGCTTTAATTCAGGATTGAAAATAATATTTTCAGAAGGAGGAAATAAGAGAGACGAAAATTTGTCATAATGTGCGGACGCACTATTTTTAATGAATCCTCCCCAACCCGGTATTATCAAACACTCTTTTTCAAACAATAATTCTTTGATTATTTGCAGGATATGTATGTTTATTTCAAACATTTTTTTGCTGTTACGATGGTAAAATTACTTTTTTTAAAATTATTGATGAATTAAACTTGATTAAAAAAATTAATCGTTTAATTGATCTTTATACACATTTAAGATATTTTCCAGATCTTCGGGCGTATCGATGTTGATTGAATTGTATTCAGTAAATACAACTTTTATTTTCAAGCCGTTTTGCATCCATCTCAATTGTTCTAAACTTTCGATTTTTTCCAATAATGTTGGTTTCAATTCTTTAATTTTTTTTAGAATATCACTTTTGAATGCATATACACCGATATGTTTCAAATAATTTGATAGTTCATTTGATTTAAAAGGAAAAGGTATGACACTTCTGCTAAAATAAAGGGCATTTTGGTATAAATCGCAAACTATTTTGATTCTGTTGGGATTTTGAATATCTTCAATGTTAGAAAACTTTGTTGCCAAAGTGGCTATCTGTACAGTATTCTCAAGCTGAAAAACTTGCACCAATGACTTTAATACTTCCGGTTCTACAAAAGGTTCATCGCCTTGAATATTCACTATCACATCGGGAGTCGTTCCTTTTTGGCTTTCATACAATTCAAGGGCTTCTATACATCTGTCGGTGCCTGTTTCGTGCATTCCGGATGTCAACAAAACATTCCCTCCAAAAGAGTTCACATGTTGGAAAATCCTTTGATCATCGGTGGCTACCAAAACATGATCAAAGCAATCTGCCATTATTGCCCGGGAATAAACCCTTTCAATCATGGTTTTGTTACCAATTTTTACCAAAGGTTTACCCGGAAAACGTGTTGAAGC
Coding sequences within it:
- the hflX gene encoding GTPase HflX, with protein sequence MKFQVDNQIKEEKIVIVGIVTPGQNEEKTQEYLNELEFLALTAGGKVVKRFIQKLPHPDPSTFVGKGKLEEIKNFVEEYKPDAVIFDDELTPSQQRNIEKALGIKILDRTLLILDIFAQRARTAYAKTQVELAQYQYLLPRLKRMWTHLERQKGGIGLRGPGESQLEMDRRIILDKIALLKKRLEKIDRQKSTQRKHREELIRAALVGYTNVGKSTLMNLLTKADVFAENKLFATLDTTIRKVVIGNLPFLLTDTVGFIRKLPTHLVESFKSTLDEVREADILLHVIDISHPNWQEQYEVVNQTLKEIGVGEKPQILIFNKIDQFRPHHQNLTDIREREDMPEELNEWQNFWYQKTGGNSIFISAAKKIHIEELRELLYKRIKDLHLKIYPHRLLY
- a CDS encoding acyl-CoA thioesterase, giving the protein MRAKKASESLAIMTEVVLPNDTNTLGNLMGGRLLHWMDICAAISAHRHCGRVVVTASVNNVSFNRPIKLGDIVTLEAKVSRAFNSSMEVIIDVYVEDYHKNVKSKCNSAIYTFVAVDQLGNPIEVPELIPETEEEKARFDAALRRKQLSLILAGKMKPEEASELKALFFKNAK